A window from Embleya scabrispora encodes these proteins:
- a CDS encoding uridine kinase family protein → MSTERPERPDPRRCATAARLAARAMALPPSVGGTRLIVVDGIGCSGKTTFADALAAHVPGAPVVRLDDFARPGDFFGWLPRLREQLLAPLARHEAARCDSYDWPAYRIGGYREIPAAPVVVLEGVGAARRELGTVTALRILVDTPDEVAAARALERDGPGLAWFWRLWRAAEAAHLAADRPWDRPHVRVDGTSGRTPPPGLVPPGSPSSRAGAVGGSG, encoded by the coding sequence ATGTCCACCGAACGGCCGGAACGGCCCGATCCGCGCCGGTGCGCGACGGCCGCCCGGTTGGCCGCGCGTGCCATGGCGCTCCCGCCGTCCGTCGGCGGGACCCGGCTGATCGTGGTGGACGGGATCGGCTGCTCCGGTAAGACCACGTTCGCCGACGCGCTCGCCGCGCACGTGCCCGGCGCTCCCGTGGTGCGGCTGGACGACTTCGCCCGGCCCGGCGACTTCTTCGGCTGGCTGCCGCGGCTGCGCGAGCAGTTGTTGGCGCCGCTGGCCCGGCACGAGGCGGCGCGGTGCGACAGCTACGACTGGCCCGCCTATCGGATCGGCGGCTACCGCGAGATACCGGCCGCCCCGGTGGTGGTCCTGGAGGGCGTCGGCGCGGCCCGGCGGGAACTCGGCACGGTCACCGCGCTGCGCATCCTGGTCGACACCCCGGACGAGGTCGCCGCCGCCCGCGCGCTGGAGCGCGACGGGCCCGGGCTCGCCTGGTTCTGGCGGTTGTGGCGCGCCGCCGAGGCCGCGCACCTGGCCGCCGACCGCCCCTGGGACCGCCCCCATGTGCGCGTCGACGGCACGAGCGGCCGAACGCCGCCGCCGGGGCTCGTGCCGCCCGGATCGCCTTCGTCGCGCGCCGGGGCCGTCGGCGGATCCGGGTGA
- a CDS encoding DUF6571 family protein, which translates to MVDFIHLRDVDLGALVTAAEIWATLPDRMHTQHGDVDRDVVSPLAGGAWKGAEANAGIGELRAMSGQMEDAHTEAAALRTVLLDAASDLKTAKEHLTKAITDAADQKLTVDDSGGVHWTAPSYARNLPPDDYDAVTKPLEEAARGIADRIGRALTEATAADQRAAFALNADTRGDDPKKFNGKAVGAGPAQDARRATDLANRLMMLDPAERGELRNLLAANADDPTFSTPFLNQQGPRGTLWLAGMIAKLGGVDAPKGLQEDLKAIQADLGRVLAAGTGKGAGPHVDRAWVDELMRAGREKTDIGLYSFRPYGYQLLGTLLDTGHQDTDFLRLIGQDMRAMERDDPAVWMRNTPSGAMYNGFRLDIADGHGAGLDPMTGLMAAFGNNPEASKEFFDPAKHPGEVGYMLKRHWLPDWAGAGPIPEGYDPPGLDQLGRALEAASTGRTPGGGYGLPGGPHPPHDETMRQIMRDTVATLGGEDGLRGTFAANLRDSVGNMVASFMGDGVYDQLVAKDGQNGSMFHDRDLMRVITGAGNDPEAFAVMHGATVEHAAGVLATHPVVKAPGALPAMDVEARQAFNALGTMDGLRDESIVAAREAGVTEATWNRKYQTLASAQILSYIPHVGIPAGRMMDIYTAHALAADTAALEHGSGLSRTENYWSGWSSSQAMAEEYARANTTNPEEIADLAEDRRAQAMDTAARRLGRK; encoded by the coding sequence GTGGTCGATTTCATCCACCTGCGCGACGTCGACCTGGGCGCACTCGTCACCGCGGCCGAGATATGGGCCACGCTGCCCGACCGCATGCACACCCAGCACGGCGACGTGGACCGCGACGTGGTCTCCCCGCTCGCCGGCGGCGCCTGGAAGGGCGCCGAGGCCAACGCCGGCATCGGCGAACTCCGGGCCATGTCCGGCCAGATGGAGGACGCGCACACCGAGGCGGCGGCGCTGCGCACGGTGCTGCTCGACGCGGCGAGCGACCTGAAGACCGCCAAGGAGCACCTGACCAAGGCGATCACCGACGCGGCCGACCAGAAGTTGACCGTGGACGACAGCGGCGGCGTGCACTGGACCGCGCCGTCGTACGCCCGCAACCTGCCCCCGGACGACTACGACGCGGTGACGAAACCGCTCGAGGAGGCGGCGAGGGGCATCGCGGACCGGATCGGCCGGGCGCTGACCGAGGCCACCGCCGCCGACCAGCGCGCCGCCTTCGCGCTGAACGCGGACACGCGCGGCGACGATCCGAAGAAGTTCAACGGCAAGGCGGTCGGCGCGGGTCCGGCCCAGGACGCCCGGCGCGCCACCGACCTGGCCAACCGGCTGATGATGCTCGACCCGGCCGAGCGCGGCGAACTGCGCAATCTGCTTGCCGCCAACGCCGACGACCCCACGTTCAGTACCCCGTTCCTGAACCAACAGGGTCCGCGCGGCACGCTCTGGCTGGCGGGGATGATCGCCAAGCTCGGCGGTGTCGATGCACCCAAGGGTTTACAGGAGGACCTGAAGGCGATCCAGGCCGACCTCGGTCGGGTGCTGGCCGCCGGTACCGGAAAGGGTGCCGGACCGCACGTCGATCGCGCGTGGGTCGACGAACTCATGCGGGCGGGCCGGGAGAAGACCGACATCGGGCTGTATTCGTTTCGGCCCTACGGATACCAACTCCTGGGCACCCTGCTCGACACCGGGCATCAGGACACCGATTTCCTGCGCCTGATCGGTCAGGACATGCGCGCCATGGAGCGGGACGATCCCGCCGTATGGATGAGGAACACGCCGTCGGGCGCGATGTACAACGGGTTCCGACTCGACATCGCCGACGGACACGGGGCTGGGCTCGACCCGATGACCGGCCTGATGGCCGCCTTCGGCAACAACCCCGAGGCGTCGAAGGAGTTCTTCGACCCGGCCAAGCACCCCGGCGAGGTCGGCTACATGCTCAAGCGGCACTGGTTGCCGGACTGGGCCGGTGCGGGGCCGATCCCCGAGGGGTACGACCCGCCCGGCCTCGACCAGTTGGGCCGGGCGCTGGAGGCCGCCTCGACCGGGCGGACTCCGGGCGGCGGCTACGGACTGCCCGGCGGCCCGCATCCGCCGCACGACGAGACGATGCGGCAGATCATGCGGGACACCGTCGCCACGCTGGGCGGCGAGGACGGCCTGCGCGGCACGTTCGCGGCCAACCTGCGGGACAGCGTCGGCAACATGGTCGCGTCCTTCATGGGCGACGGCGTGTACGACCAACTCGTCGCCAAGGACGGGCAGAACGGCTCGATGTTCCACGACCGGGACCTGATGCGGGTGATCACCGGCGCGGGCAACGACCCCGAGGCGTTCGCGGTGATGCACGGCGCCACCGTCGAGCACGCCGCCGGCGTGCTGGCCACGCACCCGGTGGTCAAGGCGCCGGGGGCACTGCCGGCGATGGACGTCGAGGCCCGGCAGGCGTTCAACGCGCTGGGCACGATGGACGGTCTGCGTGACGAGTCGATCGTGGCGGCGCGCGAGGCGGGGGTCACCGAGGCGACCTGGAACCGCAAGTACCAGACCCTCGCGAGCGCGCAGATCCTGAGCTACATCCCGCACGTCGGCATTCCCGCCGGCCGGATGATGGACATCTACACCGCACACGCCCTGGCCGCCGACACCGCCGCCCTCGAACACGGCTCCGGGCTCAGCCGGACCGAGAACTACTGGAGTGGCTGGTCCAGTTCGCAGGCGATGGCGGAGGAGTACGCGCGGGCGAACACCACGAATCCGGAGGAGATCGCCGATCTGGCCGAGGACCGCCGGGCCCAGGCGATGGACACCGCCGCCCGCCGACTGGGCCGCAAGTAG
- a CDS encoding WXG100 family type VII secretion target, translated as MTTDFDSILNPGLPRVKVNDSTFAATNTPDPRPGCAPQAPDVHVEPGTLDTAAGRLREIAGDFRTTGLKGVTALEPVSRALGGFDLAKAVDAAHTAWHDRTIAVADTLAGRAGDLNTAATTWRNTEGSVCTTFGG; from the coding sequence ATGACGACCGATTTCGACTCGATACTCAATCCCGGGCTACCCCGGGTGAAGGTGAACGACAGTACGTTCGCCGCCACGAACACGCCCGACCCGCGCCCGGGTTGCGCACCGCAGGCACCCGACGTACACGTCGAGCCGGGCACACTGGACACCGCCGCCGGCCGACTGCGGGAGATCGCGGGGGACTTCCGCACCACCGGCCTCAAGGGCGTCACCGCGCTCGAACCGGTGTCCAGGGCACTCGGCGGCTTCGACCTGGCCAAGGCGGTGGACGCCGCGCACACCGCGTGGCACGACCGCACCATCGCGGTCGCCGACACCCTCGCGGGCCGGGCCGGCGACCTGAACACCGCGGCGACCACATGGCGCAACACCGAGGGATCCGTCTGCACGACCTTCGGAGGCTGA
- a CDS encoding DMT family transporter, producing MAWLFLGLAISCEVIATSLLKSTDGFTRLWPTLVCLGGYAGAFYLLTLSLRQLQVGTAYAIWSGLGTVAIALVGAVFLNEPMTLLKAFGMALVIAGVVVLNLGGAH from the coding sequence GTGGCCTGGTTGTTCCTGGGGTTGGCGATCTCGTGTGAGGTGATCGCGACCAGTCTGCTCAAGAGCACCGACGGCTTCACCCGGCTGTGGCCGACGCTGGTGTGCCTGGGCGGCTATGCCGGCGCCTTCTACCTCCTGACGCTTTCGCTGCGCCAATTGCAGGTGGGCACGGCGTACGCGATCTGGTCGGGGCTCGGGACGGTGGCCATCGCCCTGGTCGGCGCGGTGTTCCTGAACGAGCCGATGACCCTGCTCAAGGCGTTCGGGATGGCCCTGGTGATCGCGGGCGTCGTGGTGCTGAACCTGGGCGGTGCGCATTGA